One part of the Thermococcus radiotolerans genome encodes these proteins:
- a CDS encoding 30S ribosomal protein S3ae: MAKGNPRKRAAATKDKWKMKEWYIVYAPDFFGSKEIGLTPADDPEKVIGRVIETTLKDLTGDFTKGQVKLYFQIYDVKGQNAYTKFKGHTLARSYIRSLVRRRTTRVDGIFNVTTKDGYKLRVMGMVIAYRRIQTSQERAIREIIKEIIYKKAEELNYKDFILEAVSGKMGAEMAKEARKIYPIKRAEIRKIKVLAEPEA, from the coding sequence ATGGCAAAGGGTAACCCAAGGAAGAGGGCTGCTGCTACCAAGGATAAGTGGAAGATGAAAGAGTGGTACATAGTTTACGCTCCGGACTTCTTCGGAAGCAAGGAGATCGGCCTCACCCCCGCCGACGACCCCGAGAAGGTCATCGGAAGGGTCATCGAGACCACCCTCAAGGACCTCACCGGCGACTTCACCAAGGGCCAGGTCAAGCTCTACTTCCAGATCTACGACGTCAAGGGTCAGAATGCCTACACCAAGTTCAAGGGCCACACCCTCGCGAGGAGCTACATCCGCTCGCTCGTCAGGAGAAGAACCACCAGGGTTGACGGCATATTCAACGTCACTACCAAGGACGGCTACAAGCTCCGCGTCATGGGTATGGTCATAGCCTACAGGCGCATCCAGACCAGCCAAGAGAGGGCAATAAGGGAGATCATCAAGGAGATCATCTACAAGAAGGCCGAGGAGCTCAACTACAAGGACTTCATCCTCGAGGCCGTCAGCGGCAAGATGGGCGCCGAGATGGCCAAGGAGGCGCGCAAGATATACCCGATCAAGAGGGCCGAGATCAGGAAGATCAAGGTTCTCGCCGAGCCGGAGGCTTGA
- a CDS encoding SPOUT family RNA methylase encodes MKFIVKTQRGMESVAANYIREILPDARVWASPMGYYGLVIVETDGEKAAEEILEIPEVERLIPVIVEVPAELEKIVESAEKLAPMIKESETFAVKTKRRGKHGFTSMDVNRELGARIRELTNADVNLSWPDKVVQVEIIGDKAYISVVPGEEFRKFTPDKIDARKLFRKVTLVQMPYWGDYKACRSFGEKIGRAAQAFEVEELIIAPKEKMDAFELAEFIKGVRIGQESRYQIQREAYPWKVEKVPVSVWDLYQVVRDKRRGKRLLIITDPKGPTLAEVKEKLAKDMFYAKEVVIFVGSREGIPRGLFRFADYVVDLAPYMTFATEHGIPAALVSLWEVYEEYARKREEKA; translated from the coding sequence ATGAAGTTCATAGTCAAGACCCAGCGAGGAATGGAGAGTGTCGCCGCCAACTACATCAGGGAAATCTTACCTGATGCCCGCGTTTGGGCGTCCCCAATGGGCTATTACGGTCTGGTCATCGTCGAGACGGACGGGGAAAAGGCCGCTGAGGAGATACTGGAGATACCGGAGGTCGAGAGGCTGATTCCGGTCATCGTTGAGGTTCCGGCCGAGCTTGAAAAAATAGTCGAAAGCGCCGAGAAACTCGCCCCTATGATCAAGGAGAGCGAGACCTTCGCCGTGAAGACCAAGAGGCGCGGAAAGCACGGGTTCACCAGCATGGACGTTAACCGCGAACTGGGCGCTAGAATACGGGAGCTCACGAATGCCGATGTAAACCTCAGCTGGCCGGACAAGGTTGTTCAGGTTGAGATAATCGGTGACAAAGCTTACATCTCCGTGGTCCCGGGTGAGGAGTTCAGGAAGTTCACGCCCGATAAGATAGACGCGAGAAAACTTTTCCGCAAGGTTACACTCGTTCAGATGCCCTACTGGGGAGACTATAAGGCCTGCCGATCCTTCGGTGAGAAGATTGGAAGGGCTGCGCAGGCCTTTGAGGTGGAGGAATTGATCATCGCCCCCAAGGAGAAGATGGACGCCTTCGAGCTGGCGGAGTTCATAAAGGGGGTCAGAATCGGTCAGGAGAGCAGATACCAGATACAGCGCGAGGCCTATCCTTGGAAGGTGGAAAAGGTTCCGGTGAGCGTCTGGGACCTCTATCAGGTCGTCAGGGACAAGAGACGGGGCAAGAGGCTGCTCATCATCACCGACCCCAAGGGGCCGACCCTTGCAGAGGTAAAGGAGAAGCTCGCCAAGGACATGTTCTACGCGAAGGAAGTCGTAATCTTCGTCGGCTCCCGTGAGGGCATCCCGCGCGGCCTTTTCAGGTTCGCCGACTACGTGGTTGACCTCGCACCGTACATGACGTTCGCCACGGAGCACGGCATTCCGGCCGCACTCGTCTCGCTCTGGGAGGTTTACGAGGAGTACGCAAGGAAGCGGGAGGAAAAGGCCTAA
- a CDS encoding KEOPS complex subunit Pcc1 produces the protein MKIEARAEIVWHYGDPGRAEAIAEALEVDNVGLPESLKKSLNVLTRWEDGDVITKVKYSGEIETLIKALDDLVFSIKIAEDVTEKV, from the coding sequence GTGAAGATTGAGGCCAGGGCGGAGATAGTCTGGCACTACGGCGACCCTGGAAGGGCCGAGGCGATAGCCGAGGCACTCGAAGTGGACAACGTGGGCCTTCCTGAGAGCCTAAAGAAAAGTTTAAATGTGCTAACCCGATGGGAAGATGGGGACGTTATAACAAAGGTTAAATACTCGGGTGAGATTGAGACACTCATCAAAGCGCTGGACGATTTGGTGTTTTCAATCAAAATCGCCGAAGATGTTACCGAAAAGGTGTGA